One genomic region from Hyalangium ruber encodes:
- a CDS encoding DUF3618 domain-containing protein, with the protein MPSNGQPKAEPRTPAAVRAEIERTRAELATSVSALRHEVAQATDWRAWVHKRPLLCVSAAFMVGFLIAQRR; encoded by the coding sequence ATGCCCAGTAATGGACAACCCAAGGCCGAGCCTCGTACCCCCGCCGCCGTGCGCGCGGAGATCGAGCGCACCCGCGCGGAGCTGGCCACCTCGGTCAGCGCCCTGCGCCACGAAGTCGCCCAGGCCACCGACTGGCGCGCCTGGGTCCACAAGCGCCCGCTGCTGTGCGTGAGCGCGGCCTTCATGGTCGGCTTTCTGATCGCTCAGCGCCGTTGA
- a CDS encoding phage holin family protein, whose amino-acid sequence MNLGTEQTDRGISAIVGRMADGFSRLVSQHITLARMELAEDAKAMGLDVARIAVFVPFLLVGYFFMCGALSVALAPWLGYAGGLALVGALNLVGGIVGILTALSRIKARQVMNDSAEELSRSMAALTTPNAIAAPPQPRNVLKEPPHAQ is encoded by the coding sequence ATGAACTTGGGGACGGAACAGACGGATCGCGGCATCTCCGCGATCGTCGGACGGATGGCGGATGGATTCAGCCGCCTGGTGTCTCAGCACATCACCCTGGCGCGGATGGAGCTGGCCGAGGATGCGAAGGCCATGGGGCTGGACGTGGCGCGGATCGCCGTGTTCGTGCCCTTCCTGCTGGTGGGCTACTTCTTCATGTGTGGCGCGCTCTCGGTGGCGCTCGCCCCGTGGCTGGGCTACGCCGGCGGGCTGGCGCTGGTGGGGGCCCTCAACCTCGTGGGAGGCATCGTCGGCATCCTGACGGCGCTGTCCCGCATCAAGGCTCGGCAGGTCATGAATGACAGCGCCGAGGAACTTTCGCGCAGCATGGCGGCGCTCACCACGCCGAACGCCATCGCCGCGCCGCCGCAGCCCCGGAACGTGCTCAAGGAGCCCCCTCATGCCCAGTAA
- a CDS encoding endonuclease/exonuclease/phosphatase family protein, whose amino-acid sequence MELTLVSYNIHSGIGTDGHFDLQRIGEVLREIDADVIALQEVGDFRGQTTREDQPEHLADLLGMHMAFGPNVVRQGRRYGNAILTRLPILKSKNYDLSVPRREPRGALRCDLDLGAGKQLHVFCLHLGLSIGERRAQEELLLSADILRDAVRKDPVVVCGDFNYWGNKPVPSLVRRAIHDAALELQSPARTYPSRVPLLRLDRIFVDTGVRPLSIRPHRSALAGVASDHLPLVMRFEAPVREESPVVSAPVQLIG is encoded by the coding sequence GTGGAGCTGACCCTCGTCTCGTACAACATCCACAGCGGCATCGGCACGGACGGGCACTTCGATCTGCAGCGCATCGGAGAGGTGCTCCGGGAGATCGACGCGGACGTCATCGCGCTCCAGGAAGTGGGGGACTTCCGGGGGCAGACGACACGCGAGGATCAACCCGAGCACCTGGCGGATCTGCTGGGCATGCACATGGCCTTCGGGCCGAACGTCGTGCGCCAGGGCCGCCGCTATGGCAACGCCATCCTCACGCGGCTGCCGATCCTCAAGTCGAAGAACTACGACTTGAGCGTGCCCCGCCGCGAGCCTCGCGGCGCGCTGCGGTGCGATCTGGACCTGGGGGCAGGCAAGCAGCTTCACGTCTTCTGCCTGCACCTGGGGCTGTCCATCGGTGAGCGCCGGGCCCAGGAGGAGCTGCTGCTGTCGGCGGACATCCTCCGGGATGCGGTGCGCAAGGATCCGGTGGTGGTGTGCGGCGACTTCAACTACTGGGGCAACAAGCCGGTGCCCTCGCTGGTGCGCCGGGCGATCCACGACGCGGCGCTGGAGCTGCAGTCCCCGGCGCGCACCTACCCCTCGCGGGTGCCCCTGCTGCGGCTGGACCGCATCTTCGTGGACACGGGCGTTCGGCCGCTCTCCATCCGGCCACACCGCTCGGCGCTGGCGGGGGTCGCCTCGGACCATCTGCCCCTGGTGATGCGCTTCGAGGCGCCGGTGCGGGAGGAGTCCCCGGTGGTCTCGGCACCGGTCCAGCTCATCGGCTAG
- a CDS encoding M23 family metallopeptidase — MASPAISRSRTSSPFSLTRLSLLAFGLVALGAQAGTPSLSVQPGTAKPGDPVLVTVSGLGGAPTGTINGKALRFYQAEGVWQAITGLGVEHPVGTTEVKVVGKSETEGTPVELAGTLDVMEPGYPERQLKVAGKYVKPPESVKARMAEDRAAFAAAFSQSFRAPLFQSNFAWPRQDRITAPYGDRRSFNGKLQSQHFGVDIDGDTGTPITAANDGVVVMTRENYSAGNTVIVHHGGGLYTSYFHLSKIDVKKGAKVKQGQKLGLVGKTGRVTGPHLHWGVKVDDLWVDGLTLLKLDFFAPTEPRLATTAGEPAATPVPAAVQGEGASALTSSP, encoded by the coding sequence ATGGCGTCTCCCGCGATCTCCCGTTCTCGGACCTCGTCCCCCTTCTCCCTCACCCGCCTCTCCCTTCTGGCCTTCGGCCTCGTGGCCCTCGGCGCCCAGGCCGGCACCCCGAGCCTCTCCGTGCAACCGGGGACGGCCAAGCCGGGCGATCCCGTGCTCGTCACCGTGAGCGGCCTGGGCGGCGCTCCCACGGGCACGATCAATGGCAAGGCCCTGCGCTTCTACCAGGCCGAAGGCGTCTGGCAGGCCATCACCGGGCTCGGCGTGGAGCACCCCGTGGGCACCACCGAGGTGAAGGTGGTGGGCAAATCCGAGACCGAGGGCACCCCGGTGGAGCTCGCGGGCACCCTGGACGTGATGGAGCCGGGCTACCCCGAGCGCCAGCTCAAGGTGGCGGGCAAGTACGTCAAGCCGCCCGAGTCGGTGAAGGCCCGTATGGCCGAGGATCGCGCCGCGTTCGCCGCCGCCTTCTCCCAGTCCTTCCGCGCGCCGCTGTTCCAGAGCAACTTCGCCTGGCCGCGCCAGGATCGCATCACCGCGCCCTACGGCGACCGGCGCTCCTTCAACGGCAAGCTCCAGAGCCAGCACTTCGGCGTGGACATCGACGGCGACACGGGCACCCCCATCACCGCCGCCAATGACGGCGTGGTGGTGATGACGCGCGAGAACTACAGCGCGGGCAACACCGTCATCGTCCACCACGGCGGCGGGCTCTACACCAGCTACTTCCACCTCTCGAAGATCGACGTGAAGAAGGGCGCCAAGGTGAAGCAGGGCCAGAAGCTGGGCCTGGTGGGCAAGACGGGCCGTGTCACCGGTCCGCACCTGCACTGGGGCGTGAAGGTGGATGACCTCTGGGTGGACGGGCTGACGCTGCTCAAGCTCGACTTCTTCGCCCCGACGGAGCCGCGCCTGGCCACCACCGCGGGCGAGCCCGCGGCTACCCCGGTGCCCGCCGCCGTCCAGGGCGAGGGCGCGTCGGCCCTCACCTCCAGCCCGTGA
- a CDS encoding enoyl-CoA hydratase/isomerase family protein: MEEGTREVRYATQGRQALVTIDRPRARNALSASVVQELMEAISRAEADPEARVLVLTGAGEKVFCAGGDLGQMGEGGFLGMHEGRRAYAALLTRLQGCRKPTVARVNGHALAGGLGLVLACDLAVAAESAEFGTPEIDVGLFPMMMMALLQRHVGRKRALELVMTGDRLPSREALTLGLVNRVVPAAELDAAVGALAEKLAGKSQAVLALGKRAFFTAEDLPLPAALELLSSQLSLNVMAEDAAEGITAFLEKRPPKWNDR; encoded by the coding sequence ATGGAAGAAGGAACGCGAGAAGTCCGCTACGCGACCCAAGGTCGCCAAGCGCTCGTAACCATCGACCGGCCCCGGGCGCGCAACGCCCTGTCCGCCTCGGTGGTCCAGGAGCTGATGGAGGCCATCTCCCGGGCCGAGGCCGACCCCGAGGCCCGGGTGTTGGTGCTCACCGGCGCCGGGGAGAAGGTGTTCTGCGCGGGCGGAGACCTGGGGCAGATGGGCGAGGGGGGCTTCCTGGGCATGCACGAGGGCCGGCGCGCCTATGCGGCGCTGCTCACGCGCCTCCAGGGTTGCCGCAAGCCCACGGTGGCGCGGGTAAACGGGCACGCGCTGGCCGGAGGGCTGGGCCTGGTGCTGGCGTGTGACCTGGCCGTGGCCGCCGAGTCCGCGGAGTTTGGCACCCCGGAGATCGACGTGGGGCTGTTCCCGATGATGATGATGGCGCTGCTGCAGCGGCACGTGGGCCGCAAGCGCGCGCTGGAGCTCGTCATGACGGGAGACCGGCTGCCCTCGCGCGAGGCGCTGACGCTGGGGCTGGTCAACCGGGTGGTGCCGGCGGCGGAGCTGGACGCGGCCGTGGGCGCGCTGGCCGAGAAGCTCGCCGGCAAGAGTCAGGCGGTGCTGGCCCTGGGCAAGCGGGCCTTCTTCACCGCGGAGGATCTGCCGCTGCCGGCGGCGCTGGAGCTGCTCTCCTCGCAGCTCTCGCTCAACGTGATGGCGGAGGATGCCGCCGAGGGCATCACCGCCTTCCTGGAGAAGCGTCCTCCGAAGTGGAACGACCGCTGA
- a CDS encoding TetR/AcrR family transcriptional regulator, which translates to MSQQQSSKTAEAGAREGDRRRTILRAAIDVFARKGYHGCRIADVAKEAGVAYGLVYHYFKNKDELLETVFDACWSGFFTRVQAISEGEGTLAQKLQRITDVVFEAFRVDPRAVKVLVVEVARSPVGRVNRQTAFSDTLKLCSDMLVRAQAAGELREDVDPRLSAMLLFGTIEMGFTSLVMGVVDTKDSDKLEQAKQQIASSFLQGVLTQEAVSEVSWKKEREKSATRPKVAKRS; encoded by the coding sequence TTGAGCCAGCAGCAGAGCAGCAAGACGGCCGAGGCGGGTGCGCGCGAGGGAGACCGACGCCGCACCATCCTTCGTGCCGCCATCGATGTGTTCGCTCGCAAGGGCTACCACGGGTGCCGCATCGCGGACGTGGCGAAAGAGGCGGGCGTGGCCTACGGGCTCGTCTACCACTACTTCAAGAACAAGGACGAGCTGCTCGAGACCGTCTTCGATGCGTGTTGGAGCGGCTTCTTCACGCGCGTGCAGGCGATCTCCGAGGGTGAGGGGACGCTGGCGCAGAAGCTCCAGCGCATCACCGACGTGGTGTTCGAGGCCTTCCGGGTGGATCCCCGGGCGGTCAAGGTGCTGGTGGTCGAGGTGGCGCGTAGCCCCGTGGGCCGGGTGAACCGGCAGACCGCCTTCTCCGACACCCTCAAGCTGTGCTCGGACATGCTCGTGCGGGCCCAGGCCGCGGGCGAGCTGCGCGAGGACGTGGACCCTCGCCTGTCGGCGATGCTGCTCTTCGGCACCATCGAGATGGGCTTCACCTCGCTCGTCATGGGCGTGGTGGACACCAAGGATTCGGACAAGCTGGAGCAGGCCAAGCAGCAGATCGCGAGCTCCTTCCTGCAGGGCGTGCTCACGCAGGAGGCCGTCTCGGAGGTGTCATGGAAGAAGGAACGCGAGAAGTCCGCTACGCGACCCAAGGTCGCCAAGCGCTCGTAA
- a CDS encoding helix-turn-helix domain-containing protein, translating to MSELGKRIGQRIRELRTQRPERWTQEELAERAQISVSFLSMIERGERVAHVETLAALSNALGVSLGELFAGTEQSLAQTEDLLRPLSDFARARGLTARDVDRLLGVARVMFNGTPA from the coding sequence GTGTCGGAACTCGGAAAACGTATCGGCCAGCGCATCCGCGAGCTTCGCACGCAGCGGCCGGAGCGTTGGACTCAGGAAGAGCTTGCGGAACGGGCTCAAATCAGTGTGTCGTTTCTTTCAATGATCGAGCGAGGGGAGCGCGTCGCCCACGTGGAGACGCTCGCCGCTCTCTCCAATGCCCTGGGCGTAAGCCTGGGTGAGCTGTTCGCAGGTACGGAGCAGTCCCTCGCCCAGACCGAGGATCTGCTCCGGCCGCTGTCGGATTTCGCGCGTGCGCGAGGCCTGACGGCGCGGGATGTAGACCGTCTGCTCGGTGTCGCCCGGGTGATGTTCAACGGGACGCCTGCCTAA
- a CDS encoding LPS-assembly protein LptD: MMLLPVTVALLVSAQIPLATQIQLPTGETVELAADYVVYEPDQQLLTARGHTELRTAEVVLRADEVTYDQGAQKARAAGKVMFVSGLFAAVADEVDVDMKSNEANVKGGLFMQKRGVTEEALRSAETPEQLRQMGETPVLISGTRIKRTGPNGFVVDDLAFTPCECGPGEPSWRVEANEASVVMGERAVLTWPVVYVHSVPVFALPWLYLPLAERRSGLLVPRPTSSGLSGFGIEQPVFLTLGRSYDLTFTPGYYTGGGQEDHRLSEAVTRREPRFNGLRGPRLLNEFRYVPSERTRGRATLGLVYDLNPLRDPRSGNFFREGGVGDAQALDVSRGLRGEASWQHVQEMGSGFYNRIDAGFVSDGFYTRDLTADLVAREAQYLRSTGVVYHRGEDHYAGLDVSLRQDIRWGFHFFRDDRVPDAIDVPAEQRSILGPITLQRLPSITFALPERRIAGRWAAALRMEFARLAPMTRTFGDEGEDGLFDPNRAQVITGPDGLPQGVPDPTQSNGIFDASDREARNRLDFSPRLSTSFGLGPFVRMTPSLALRQDLYLGEVSGRFAQRGYPLVDLMVDSELARTYQPRTTGYRHTLIPSVQLRYVPGVWGGVPSPGASPDRAPQIYDEIDSAVPVGPDGRGQGFLHAVVEVSQALEVKRGDQRSEVLRLRLGQGFDLTRHAPTFGARSPAGQEGPVLRDTYARLNASAGVFNAGALARFDPNTSKIAQFSLDTWIDNGEGEALYVRYDDLLAEGSDRLRRGIDALVGPAAESQARAQLLVTGVRMSLGIGLGLRYEALVQPLAQMQSPLAQQVLGVSYGPACDCWRIEGVATLRRGQSRPDFGLNLSVAGVGAFGS, from the coding sequence ATGATGCTCCTCCCGGTGACCGTTGCGCTGCTCGTCTCGGCGCAGATCCCCCTGGCCACGCAGATCCAGTTGCCCACCGGCGAGACGGTCGAGCTGGCGGCCGACTACGTCGTCTACGAGCCGGACCAACAGCTGCTCACCGCCCGGGGCCATACCGAACTGCGCACCGCCGAGGTGGTGCTGCGCGCGGATGAAGTCACGTACGACCAGGGCGCGCAGAAGGCCCGGGCCGCCGGCAAGGTGATGTTCGTCAGCGGCCTGTTCGCCGCGGTGGCGGACGAAGTCGACGTGGACATGAAGTCCAACGAGGCCAACGTCAAGGGTGGCCTCTTCATGCAGAAGCGCGGCGTCACCGAGGAGGCGCTGCGCAGCGCGGAGACCCCCGAGCAGCTCCGGCAGATGGGCGAGACGCCCGTGCTCATCAGCGGCACGCGCATCAAGCGCACCGGACCCAACGGCTTCGTGGTGGATGACCTGGCCTTCACCCCGTGCGAGTGCGGCCCCGGTGAGCCCAGCTGGCGCGTGGAGGCCAACGAGGCCTCGGTGGTCATGGGCGAGCGCGCCGTGCTCACCTGGCCGGTCGTCTACGTCCACTCGGTGCCCGTGTTCGCGCTGCCCTGGCTGTACCTGCCCCTGGCCGAGCGGCGCTCCGGCCTGCTCGTGCCGCGCCCCACCTCCTCCGGGCTCAGCGGCTTTGGCATCGAACAGCCCGTCTTCCTCACCCTGGGGCGCAGCTACGACCTCACCTTCACCCCCGGCTACTACACGGGCGGCGGTCAGGAGGACCACAGGCTCTCCGAGGCCGTTACCCGCCGGGAGCCCCGCTTCAACGGCCTGCGCGGGCCGCGCCTGCTCAACGAGTTCCGCTATGTGCCCAGCGAGCGCACCCGCGGCCGGGCGACGCTGGGCCTCGTCTATGACTTGAACCCGCTGCGAGACCCCCGAAGCGGGAACTTCTTCCGAGAGGGTGGGGTGGGGGATGCCCAGGCCCTCGATGTTTCGCGCGGGCTACGGGGAGAGGCCTCCTGGCAGCACGTCCAGGAGATGGGCAGTGGCTTCTACAATCGCATTGACGCCGGCTTCGTCTCGGACGGCTTCTACACGCGCGATCTCACCGCGGACCTCGTCGCCCGAGAGGCCCAGTACCTGCGCAGCACCGGCGTGGTGTACCACCGGGGCGAGGATCACTATGCCGGGCTGGACGTGTCCCTCCGCCAGGACATCCGCTGGGGTTTCCATTTCTTTCGCGATGACCGCGTGCCTGACGCGATCGATGTTCCCGCCGAACAGCGCTCCATCCTCGGTCCCATCACGCTTCAGCGCCTGCCCTCCATCACCTTCGCGCTGCCCGAGCGGCGGATCGCCGGCCGGTGGGCGGCCGCGCTGCGCATGGAGTTCGCCCGCCTGGCGCCGATGACCCGGACCTTTGGAGACGAGGGCGAGGACGGGCTCTTCGATCCCAACCGGGCCCAGGTCATCACCGGCCCGGACGGTCTGCCGCAGGGCGTGCCGGACCCCACCCAGTCCAATGGCATTTTCGACGCCTCGGACCGCGAGGCCCGCAACCGCCTCGACTTCTCACCCCGCCTGTCCACCTCCTTCGGGCTGGGGCCGTTCGTGCGGATGACCCCTTCGCTGGCGCTCCGGCAGGACCTCTATCTCGGCGAGGTCTCCGGGCGCTTCGCGCAGCGCGGCTATCCGCTGGTGGACCTCATGGTGGACTCGGAGCTGGCGCGCACCTACCAGCCTCGCACCACGGGGTATCGCCATACCCTCATCCCCTCCGTGCAGCTGCGGTACGTCCCGGGGGTGTGGGGAGGGGTACCCTCGCCTGGCGCCTCGCCCGATCGCGCGCCGCAGATCTATGACGAGATCGACTCCGCGGTCCCCGTGGGACCCGATGGACGAGGGCAAGGCTTCCTCCACGCGGTGGTAGAGGTGAGCCAGGCCCTCGAAGTCAAAAGGGGAGACCAGCGGAGCGAGGTGTTGCGCCTTCGCTTGGGTCAGGGATTCGACCTGACGCGTCACGCTCCTACCTTCGGCGCGCGTTCCCCAGCGGGGCAGGAAGGACCCGTCCTTCGGGACACCTATGCCCGTCTCAACGCCAGTGCCGGTGTCTTCAATGCCGGAGCCCTGGCACGCTTCGATCCCAATACCTCCAAGATCGCCCAGTTCAGCCTCGATACATGGATTGATAATGGGGAAGGGGAGGCGCTCTATGTCCGTTATGACGACCTGTTGGCAGAGGGTTCGGATCGACTCCGCCGAGGGATTGACGCCCTGGTTGGTCCAGCGGCTGAAAGCCAGGCCCGTGCTCAGTTGCTCGTGACGGGCGTGCGAATGTCGCTCGGAATCGGGCTCGGTCTGCGGTACGAGGCGCTGGTGCAGCCACTCGCTCAGATGCAGTCGCCACTGGCCCAGCAGGTGCTGGGGGTGTCGTACGGTCCGGCGTGTGACTGCTGGCGTATCGAGGGTGTGGCCACGCTGCGCAGAGGCCAGAGTCGTCCTGACTTTGGGCTCAACCTCAGTGTGGCCGGGGTCGGAGCTTTCGGGTCCTAG
- a CDS encoding AMIN domain-containing protein, with translation MKALALWVLGWVLLAPLHALAQEKVELNTITAVKVSGTTVEITGSKKPNFTTFTMPDPPRLVIDISEAVLTQVPDELAVNNGFITGLRTANYGAEGSAIARVLIGYVREVETDIQVSGSVLVVKVLDPAGGTRVAQAPTETFPTDTSPRQTEIAATEAAQAERGAQQQAAAEAATTAQAGRETQEQGAATAKLSEEERRKQEEAARAEATQKVEGERRARELAAAEEKKRQEDEARATLEAKKLAEAEEKKRKADEAEARRVAAAEEKKRQEEEARSEAEAKKLAEAEEKKRKADEAEARRLAVAEEKKRQEEEARQRKADEVEARRVAAAEEKRRREDEARATAEAKKDAEAEEKRRRAAEAEAARLAVVDERNRREATRVANVAPPSRREEPVSAPSSAEASISVRRKTLEIVGFQQQAGASRVYIRTSEPVRYKVSEGRNEIVLELENTQIGKGNNTRALDTSFFDTAVARVDPTVGPDRSVRVSIKLKADVPVQTRQEGNTISLDFPRPPRP, from the coding sequence ATGAAGGCCCTCGCGCTGTGGGTGCTGGGATGGGTGCTGCTGGCGCCCCTCCACGCGCTCGCGCAGGAGAAGGTGGAGCTCAACACCATCACCGCGGTGAAGGTGAGCGGCACCACGGTGGAGATCACCGGCAGCAAGAAGCCGAACTTCACCACCTTCACCATGCCGGATCCGCCGCGGCTGGTCATCGACATCTCCGAGGCGGTGCTCACCCAGGTGCCGGACGAGCTGGCGGTGAACAACGGCTTCATCACCGGCCTGCGCACGGCGAACTACGGCGCGGAGGGCTCGGCCATCGCCCGGGTGCTCATCGGCTATGTGCGCGAGGTGGAGACGGACATCCAGGTGTCCGGCAGCGTGCTGGTGGTGAAGGTGCTGGACCCGGCGGGGGGCACGCGCGTGGCCCAGGCGCCCACCGAGACCTTCCCGACGGACACGAGCCCCCGGCAGACGGAGATCGCCGCCACTGAGGCGGCCCAGGCCGAGCGCGGCGCCCAGCAGCAGGCGGCGGCGGAGGCGGCCACCACGGCCCAGGCGGGGCGTGAGACCCAGGAGCAGGGTGCGGCCACGGCGAAGCTGTCCGAGGAGGAGCGCCGCAAGCAGGAGGAGGCCGCGCGCGCGGAGGCGACCCAGAAGGTCGAGGGCGAGCGCCGCGCGCGAGAGCTGGCCGCCGCCGAGGAGAAGAAGCGCCAGGAGGACGAGGCGCGCGCCACGCTCGAGGCCAAGAAGCTGGCCGAAGCCGAGGAGAAGAAGCGCAAGGCGGACGAGGCCGAGGCCCGTCGCGTGGCCGCCGCCGAGGAGAAGAAGCGCCAGGAAGAAGAGGCGCGTTCCGAGGCCGAGGCCAAGAAGCTGGCCGAGGCGGAGGAGAAGAAGCGCAAGGCGGACGAAGCCGAGGCCCGCCGCTTGGCCGTTGCCGAGGAGAAGAAGCGCCAGGAGGAAGAGGCGCGGCAGCGCAAGGCGGACGAAGTCGAGGCCCGCCGCGTGGCCGCCGCCGAGGAGAAGAGGCGCCGGGAGGACGAGGCGCGTGCCACGGCCGAGGCCAAGAAGGACGCCGAGGCCGAGGAGAAGCGCCGCAGGGCCGCCGAGGCCGAGGCGGCACGGCTGGCCGTGGTGGATGAGCGCAACCGCCGGGAGGCCACGCGCGTGGCCAACGTCGCGCCCCCGTCGCGCCGCGAGGAGCCCGTGAGCGCTCCGTCCTCCGCGGAGGCGAGCATCTCTGTCCGCCGCAAGACGCTGGAGATCGTCGGCTTCCAGCAGCAGGCGGGTGCCTCTCGCGTTTACATTCGCACCAGCGAGCCGGTGCGCTACAAAGTCTCCGAGGGCCGCAACGAGATCGTCCTCGAGCTGGAGAACACGCAGATCGGCAAGGGCAACAACACCCGTGCGCTCGACACGTCCTTCTTCGATACCGCCGTGGCTCGCGTGGACCCCACCGTGGGGCCGGACCGCTCCGTGCGCGTGTCCATCAAGCTCAAGGCGGATGTGCCCGTGCAGACGCGCCAGGAGGGCAACACCATCTCCCTGGACTTCCCCCGCCCGCCTCGTCCCTGA
- a CDS encoding alpha/beta fold hydrolase, with translation MRLPDDWRSAAPGPRMPTVDEVDFRALYQKTKYVVETADGWSLMMTRYRPVKQPFPQPLFGEVLLLVHGFSQNRHAWTSGQFVKNLLFFGVDIHILELRGHGKSSVAFQRERAARFRRPLPPDLDYGWDIDSYFLYDLPAAVSGVKRITRRDRIFYCGHSMGGMLGYGYAGIHDDFEGLITIGSPADLGRGFFLLKALAMSAPALASAIDMTLVGLNTQSRLGHLGRSLLSRGAQVVNKELGKRLAPQEDHRDTQFKYVPVDTWLKYAEKQLARAEGHPLYERLAARINRLSNPARVSAQDIRWLLREGGEREPRKVLEQFARWIRRGEMVCYRTDYDFKRGFSKIAIPMAIIFGDLDPLASVESTRSVYRAAKSEYLLWRPVKGNSHIELTMGHDIRQICYDIKNLMEYARTHRAQARTPVLPRIR, from the coding sequence ATGCGCCTCCCGGACGATTGGAGATCCGCGGCTCCCGGCCCGCGAATGCCTACCGTCGATGAAGTCGACTTCCGGGCGCTGTATCAGAAGACGAAGTACGTGGTGGAGACGGCGGACGGCTGGTCGCTGATGATGACGCGCTACCGGCCGGTGAAGCAGCCCTTCCCGCAGCCGCTGTTCGGCGAAGTGCTGCTGCTGGTCCACGGCTTCTCGCAGAACCGGCACGCGTGGACGAGCGGGCAGTTCGTGAAGAACCTGCTCTTCTTCGGCGTGGACATCCACATCCTGGAGCTGCGCGGGCACGGCAAGAGCTCGGTGGCCTTCCAGCGCGAGCGGGCCGCGCGCTTCCGCCGGCCGCTGCCTCCGGACCTGGACTACGGCTGGGACATCGACAGCTACTTCCTCTACGACCTGCCCGCGGCGGTCTCGGGGGTCAAGCGCATCACCCGGCGCGACCGCATCTTCTACTGCGGGCACTCCATGGGCGGGATGCTGGGCTACGGCTACGCCGGCATCCACGACGACTTCGAGGGCCTCATCACCATCGGCTCGCCGGCGGACCTGGGGCGGGGCTTCTTCCTGCTCAAGGCGCTGGCGATGAGCGCTCCGGCGCTGGCCAGCGCCATCGACATGACGCTGGTGGGGCTCAACACCCAGAGTCGGTTGGGGCACCTGGGCCGCTCGCTGCTGTCGCGCGGGGCCCAGGTGGTGAACAAGGAGCTGGGCAAGCGGCTGGCGCCCCAGGAGGATCACCGCGACACCCAGTTCAAGTACGTGCCCGTGGACACGTGGTTGAAGTACGCCGAGAAGCAGCTCGCCCGCGCCGAGGGACACCCGCTCTACGAGCGGCTCGCCGCGCGCATCAACCGACTGAGCAATCCCGCCCGGGTCAGCGCCCAGGACATCCGCTGGCTGTTGCGCGAGGGCGGCGAGCGCGAGCCGCGCAAGGTGCTGGAGCAGTTCGCCCGGTGGATCCGCCGTGGCGAGATGGTCTGTTACCGCACCGACTATGACTTCAAGCGCGGCTTCTCGAAGATCGCCATCCCCATGGCCATCATCTTCGGGGACCTGGATCCGCTGGCTTCGGTCGAGTCCACCCGGAGCGTGTACCGCGCCGCCAAGAGCGAGTACCTGCTGTGGCGACCGGTGAAGGGCAACAGCCACATCGAGCTGACGATGGGGCATGACATCCGGCAGATCTGTTACGACATCAAGAACCTCATGGAGTACGCGAGGACCCACCGCGCCCAGGCTCGGACGCCGGTGCTGCCGCGCATCCGTTAG